The DNA region GCTCGACTGCTGGCCGGGTGCCAACGTGCTCGACCATCTGCGGGCGGCCTCGCAGGCGCAGTGAACGCCGCCCGCCTGTCGTTTCGCTCAACGCTCCTGCTGCCGGTGAACTCGCCGACCTGGTTACCCGCCTCCTGAGCAGGTTGAGTGCGTGAACAGCCTGTGAGGCCCAACGCCTGCCAAGAAATCCAACCTTGCAGCGACCGCGTATACCGCCCAGAGTATTAGCCGCAAGCAGCTGAGTTGCTTCAACTCGAACGCTTGCACCTGCGGCCAAGTAACGGAGCGGAAACATGGCGCGGGTGCTGATCATCGGAGCCAGCCGGGGAATTGGTCTTGAGACGGTGCGTCAGGCGCTCGATGCCGGGCACCGAGTGCGCGCCTTCGCCCGCTCGGCCGAAAAAATAGCTCTGTCGCCCCCAACTCTCGAAAAGATGAATGGCAATGCGCTCGCCCGCGCCGATGTCGAGGCGGCGGTGCGGGGCGTGGATGCCGTCATCCAGGTGCTGGGCGTCGGGGCCGGCGAGCTGTTCCGACCCGTGCGGCTGTTCTCGGATGCGACGCGCATTCTGATCGCGGCGATGGAAGCGGCCCGCGTGAAACGGCTGATTGCCGTTACCGGCTACGGCGCCGGGGACAGCCGTGGCAGCATGAGCCTTCTCCAGCGCGTACCGTTCCAGCTGCTGCTCGGCCGCGCCTATGCCGACAAGGACGTGCAGGAACGCATGA from Blastochloris tepida includes:
- a CDS encoding NAD(P)-dependent oxidoreductase is translated as MARVLIIGASRGIGLETVRQALDAGHRVRAFARSAEKIALSPPTLEKMNGNALARADVEAAVRGVDAVIQVLGVGAGELFRPVRLFSDATRILIAAMEAARVKRLIAVTGYGAGDSRGSMSLLQRVPFQLLLGRAYADKDVQERMIQASALDWTIARPAVLTNGARTGRYKVLVEPATWRNGVISRADVADFLVKQIEDRSLLRKSPVLA